The Nitrospira sp. KM1 genome includes a window with the following:
- a CDS encoding sigma-54 dependent transcriptional regulator — protein sequence MHPSTFLLISADPNSHRLLEETLSGTHHSLLVSRSANEGLESLSRSQDVVCAVIDESGGQIHGRTVISEILKLAPLIPIIVLGETDSARAAVQALQDGANDYLAKPFTVEALRPVLARFERRTASHSGDRSHQEEGFDRLISLSPQMQLLKRLALEVAATDATVLITGESGTGKELFAKAIHLGSARSRGPFVALNCGGIPEHLIESELFGYQRGAFTDAKHAKQGRFQSAAGGTLFLDEIGEMSPSAQAKLLRVLETHEVDPLGDTRSVPVNIRVVAATNEDLPAQIKAGRFRLDLYYRLNVYQLRIPSLRERPEDLEPIFHAFLESSRQAHGHRIRGITQAALMRLQRHDWPGNVRELHNVVEGLTITCKQEMVTVDDLPSSFRDPAEPSPRSSHGELSLLAFGLSLQEMEKKILEEALYKAAGNVTEASRLLKMTRNTLRYRMAKHHLT from the coding sequence ATGCATCCTTCGACCTTTCTGCTCATCTCAGCCGATCCTAACTCCCACCGCCTGCTCGAGGAGACTCTCTCAGGCACTCACCATTCCCTCCTGGTTAGCCGTTCGGCAAACGAAGGGCTCGAATCGCTCTCACGGTCTCAGGACGTTGTCTGTGCGGTGATCGACGAAAGTGGTGGGCAAATCCATGGCCGAACTGTCATATCAGAAATCTTGAAGTTGGCTCCCCTAATCCCAATAATCGTGCTGGGCGAGACAGATTCGGCAAGAGCCGCTGTGCAGGCGCTTCAGGATGGCGCGAACGACTATCTCGCCAAACCGTTCACCGTGGAGGCCTTGCGGCCTGTGCTCGCCCGCTTCGAACGGAGAACAGCTTCACACTCCGGCGACCGTTCCCATCAGGAGGAAGGATTCGATCGTCTCATTAGCCTGTCTCCTCAGATGCAGCTGCTCAAACGCCTGGCACTCGAAGTTGCTGCGACAGACGCGACAGTGCTCATCACCGGTGAAAGCGGAACGGGCAAAGAGTTGTTCGCCAAGGCCATTCACCTCGGCAGCGCACGGTCTCGCGGGCCGTTCGTCGCACTCAATTGCGGAGGGATTCCCGAACATCTTATCGAATCCGAATTATTCGGTTATCAACGCGGCGCCTTTACCGATGCCAAACATGCCAAGCAAGGGAGATTTCAATCGGCAGCAGGCGGCACCCTCTTCCTCGACGAGATCGGAGAGATGAGTCCCTCTGCCCAGGCCAAGCTGCTCAGAGTGCTGGAGACGCATGAAGTTGATCCCCTCGGCGACACCCGCAGCGTACCCGTGAACATCCGGGTGGTTGCTGCAACGAATGAAGATCTGCCCGCACAAATCAAGGCCGGACGTTTTCGCTTGGATTTGTATTACCGTTTGAATGTTTATCAACTCAGAATCCCTTCCCTCCGGGAACGACCAGAAGACCTTGAACCGATCTTTCATGCATTCCTTGAAAGCAGTCGACAGGCTCATGGCCATCGAATCAGAGGGATTACGCAAGCTGCGCTCATGAGGCTTCAACGCCATGATTGGCCAGGCAATGTGCGGGAATTGCACAACGTCGTCGAGGGGCTCACGATCACGTGCAAACAGGAAATGGTCACCGTAGACGATCTTCCCTCGTCATTTCGCGATCCGGCGGAACCTTCGCCCAGATCCTCCCACGGAGAGCTCTCACTACTGGCATTCGGCCTGTCTCTCCAGGAGATGGAGAAAAAAATATTGGAAGAAGCTCTCTATAAGGCCGCGGGCAACGTCACAGAGGCCAGTCGGCTTCTCAAGATGACGCGCAATACTCTTCGATATCGCATGGCCAAACATCATCTCACTTAA
- the queG gene encoding tRNA epoxyqueuosine(34) reductase QueG has translation MLSAERIKHEARSLGFDAVGIISLRQDPSEHGAPQRLRRLQEWLQRGYHASMSWMERDPARRADPGRILPGCRSIICVAMNYNTGHRPTEGPGLGRIARYAWGKDYHGVMESRLRQLEAMILEQVPDTRTRVYVDTGPIMEKSLAQQAGIGWIGKHSNLVSSDHGSWLLLGEILTTLELPGDEPGTDLCGSCSLCIKACPTGAISEPYVVDARRCISYLTIEYRGDRESIPDDLASAIGNHIFGCDDCLDVCPFNLRADPSVHAEFLPQPGTLAPRLDELTDFTEARFAETFHSSPLKRAKHAGLMRNAAIAQDNESRAS, from the coding sequence ATGCTTTCCGCTGAGAGGATCAAGCATGAAGCCCGCTCCCTCGGATTCGATGCCGTCGGTATCATTTCGTTGAGACAAGACCCTTCCGAACACGGGGCACCCCAACGGCTCAGGCGGCTTCAAGAATGGCTCCAGCGTGGTTATCACGCGTCGATGTCATGGATGGAGCGGGATCCGGCTCGTCGCGCCGATCCCGGGCGAATCTTGCCGGGATGCCGCTCCATTATTTGCGTCGCCATGAATTACAATACGGGACACCGTCCGACGGAAGGTCCTGGTTTGGGCCGCATCGCCCGATACGCCTGGGGAAAGGACTATCATGGCGTAATGGAATCACGATTGCGTCAGCTGGAGGCGATGATTCTTGAACAGGTGCCCGATACACGGACACGCGTCTATGTCGATACCGGACCTATCATGGAAAAATCACTGGCACAGCAGGCGGGAATCGGCTGGATCGGCAAACATTCCAACCTTGTATCTTCCGATCATGGGTCCTGGCTGTTGCTCGGTGAAATTCTTACGACCCTTGAATTGCCGGGCGACGAACCTGGCACCGATCTATGCGGCAGTTGCTCTCTCTGCATCAAGGCATGTCCCACGGGAGCCATTTCCGAACCATACGTGGTGGACGCAAGACGGTGCATCTCGTATTTGACGATCGAGTATCGCGGAGACCGTGAGTCGATACCTGACGACCTGGCCTCGGCAATAGGAAATCACATTTTCGGTTGCGACGATTGTCTGGATGTATGTCCTTTTAACCTTCGCGCGGACCCCTCGGTTCATGCCGAGTTCCTGCCTCAGCCAGGCACCCTTGCCCCGCGTCTGGACGAATTGACCGATTTCACCGAAGCCCGGTTCGCCGAGACATTTCATTCCAGTCCACTCAAAAGGGCCAAACACGCGGGTTTGATGCGAAATGCTGCGATTGCTCAAGACAATGAATCACGGGCTTCGTGA
- a CDS encoding DGQHR domain-containing protein, whose product MLATRIRQKEGTFYFIGYQAVDLLSKVRFTSRYFFEGEELAQSKLSDNDEVAQFIAGIERSEKGFQRLLNRQKIKQIVNFYETVVVQPMIPGTVLLFTDETLRFQRSADSESIGHLSEPKGKYLIIDGQHRLAGLHFFQQRHPDQISNVEVPCILFDGRSGDFATEMFVIINSTHTRINRSHLVDLYEKVSWESPEKKFSAKVVNMLYGEDDSPLQYKINRLGGRSRQEKWVLQSEIFNELLKVVIAHKRWMESHFDMKADRLYALIRDYLKGVKEVMESVWGDNDRYMFTRDVTLKALFRVLDDIIVDRKLVADWEAQRSPKPFAELLKPWAALGKEFKAEGFYERFPAKGQLERVRKIHQRLLDAIVG is encoded by the coding sequence ATGCTGGCGACACGGATACGGCAGAAGGAAGGGACGTTCTATTTCATCGGGTATCAGGCGGTGGATCTGCTGTCGAAAGTCCGATTCACGAGCCGATATTTTTTTGAGGGAGAGGAACTGGCCCAGTCCAAGTTATCGGATAACGACGAGGTCGCTCAATTCATCGCCGGCATTGAACGGAGCGAAAAGGGATTTCAACGATTATTGAACCGGCAAAAGATCAAGCAGATCGTCAATTTCTACGAAACGGTCGTCGTCCAGCCCATGATTCCGGGCACAGTCCTGTTATTCACTGACGAAACATTGCGATTTCAACGGTCTGCTGATTCCGAATCTATCGGACATCTGAGCGAACCCAAAGGAAAGTATCTGATCATCGATGGTCAGCACCGGCTGGCCGGGCTCCATTTCTTCCAACAGCGTCATCCAGATCAGATCAGCAACGTCGAGGTGCCCTGTATCCTGTTCGACGGTCGAAGCGGCGACTTTGCTACGGAGATGTTCGTGATCATCAACAGCACGCATACCCGCATCAATCGCTCCCACCTGGTGGACCTGTATGAGAAAGTATCCTGGGAAAGTCCTGAGAAGAAATTCTCGGCCAAGGTCGTGAACATGCTGTACGGGGAAGATGATTCGCCGCTTCAATACAAGATCAACAGACTCGGTGGCCGCAGCAGACAGGAAAAATGGGTGCTCCAGTCGGAAATCTTCAACGAACTCCTCAAAGTGGTGATCGCACACAAACGGTGGATGGAATCCCATTTCGACATGAAGGCGGACCGTCTGTATGCCTTGATCCGGGACTACTTGAAGGGGGTCAAAGAGGTCATGGAAAGTGTCTGGGGTGACAACGATCGGTATATGTTTACCCGCGACGTGACGCTCAAAGCGTTGTTCCGGGTCCTGGACGATATCATTGTGGACCGCAAGCTTGTCGCCGATTGGGAAGCTCAGCGCTCGCCCAAGCCGTTTGCAGAACTGCTTAAGCCGTGGGCCGCTCTTGGGAAAGAGTTCAAGGCGGAAGGATTTTATGAGCGGTTCCCTGCGAAAGGGCAATTGGAACGCGTTCGCAAGATCCATCAGCGATTATTGGATGCGATCGTCGGGTAG
- a CDS encoding SRPBCC family protein, with amino-acid sequence MRSSGRNTGYRLVHIAVLGLAVLLPICPLQLFAALDSGEVDVTTGADGAIHAKAHLLFSAAPEIISALLTDYAHWPDLFEVRMRVASVTMQHGVATTDLRIEHALMPGERRLITESRQFPDGRIVTDLAGGGDFKRYHREWRLGAGATPNQTVADFELIVAIDTMVPDWMIALATRRELESHFRIVKEKAARRATQER; translated from the coding sequence ATGCGATCGTCGGGTAGAAACACCGGCTATCGGTTGGTGCACATTGCCGTACTCGGTCTGGCCGTTCTTCTTCCCATCTGTCCACTTCAACTCTTCGCCGCTTTGGATTCAGGGGAAGTAGACGTCACGACAGGGGCGGATGGGGCCATCCATGCCAAAGCGCACCTGCTCTTTTCTGCCGCGCCTGAAATCATCTCCGCGTTGTTGACGGATTATGCGCATTGGCCCGATTTGTTCGAGGTGCGCATGCGCGTGGCAAGTGTGACGATGCAGCATGGCGTGGCGACGACAGACCTGCGGATCGAGCATGCACTGATGCCGGGGGAGCGCCGGCTTATTACAGAGTCGCGCCAATTCCCGGACGGAAGGATCGTCACGGATCTTGCCGGCGGTGGTGATTTCAAGCGATATCATCGTGAGTGGAGGCTTGGAGCAGGCGCGACTCCGAATCAAACAGTCGCCGATTTTGAACTGATCGTTGCGATCGACACCATGGTGCCGGACTGGATGATCGCATTGGCCACGAGGCGCGAACTCGAATCTCATTTTCGAATTGTGAAGGAGAAGGCTGCTCGGCGGGCTACTCAGGAAAGGTGA
- the thiI gene encoding tRNA uracil 4-sulfurtransferase ThiI codes for MRCVIVHYHELALKGRNRNFFEQRLVLNIRYVLQDLGVKRIERLRSRIRILLPAQLDDQIVTERLARVFGIANFSLAESVPLDLANPDLRELMRGAAEAVQHRAFDTFRITAKRADKRLSLTSMDVERAVGEHLREATNKKVRLIDPDLTVYIELLSKEAFYSTGKIQGPGGMPVGVSGTVACLISGGIDSPVAAYRMMKRGCDAVFVHFTGRPLVSRASEEKVHELVKLLSAYQRHSRLYVVPFGEIQREIVARAPAPYRVVLYRRLMVRIAGEFANREHCWGLVTGDSLGQVASQTPENLCVIEEASEFPILRPLIGMDKLEITEEATRIGTFPISIEPDQDCCSLFTPAHPSTKTRLDDIRKVERALDIGGLVKQGIDKAENTTFTFPE; via the coding sequence ATGCGTTGCGTCATTGTCCATTATCATGAACTCGCGCTCAAAGGGCGCAACCGGAACTTTTTCGAACAGCGTCTTGTTCTTAACATACGATACGTGCTCCAAGACCTCGGGGTGAAGAGAATCGAGCGTCTTCGGAGCCGCATTCGAATCCTCCTCCCCGCGCAACTTGACGACCAGATTGTGACTGAGCGTCTGGCACGGGTGTTTGGCATTGCAAATTTTTCACTCGCTGAATCCGTCCCGCTGGACCTCGCGAATCCCGACCTGAGAGAATTGATGCGCGGAGCGGCGGAGGCCGTGCAACATCGCGCCTTCGACACATTTCGAATCACGGCCAAACGGGCCGACAAACGACTATCCCTCACCTCCATGGATGTGGAACGTGCCGTGGGGGAACACCTGCGCGAAGCGACGAATAAGAAGGTACGGCTCATCGACCCTGACCTGACGGTATACATCGAGTTGCTGTCGAAAGAGGCCTTCTATTCGACGGGAAAGATACAGGGTCCGGGAGGAATGCCCGTCGGAGTCAGCGGAACGGTGGCTTGTCTTATTTCAGGAGGGATCGATTCACCGGTGGCCGCCTATCGGATGATGAAGCGAGGATGCGATGCGGTCTTTGTCCATTTCACGGGGCGGCCTCTCGTGAGCAGGGCCTCGGAAGAAAAAGTGCACGAACTGGTCAAGTTGCTGTCCGCCTACCAACGGCACAGCCGCCTATATGTCGTGCCATTCGGAGAAATTCAGCGGGAAATCGTCGCGAGGGCACCGGCTCCGTATCGCGTGGTCCTGTATCGCCGTTTGATGGTGAGAATCGCCGGGGAATTTGCTAACCGGGAACATTGTTGGGGTCTTGTGACCGGAGACAGTCTCGGCCAAGTAGCGTCGCAAACTCCGGAGAACCTCTGCGTGATCGAAGAAGCATCGGAGTTTCCGATTCTCCGTCCGCTCATCGGCATGGACAAGCTGGAAATTACGGAGGAAGCTACGAGAATTGGAACCTTTCCTATTTCCATTGAACCGGATCAGGATTGCTGCTCCCTCTTCACCCCCGCCCACCCCAGCACCAAGACTCGCCTCGATGACATCCGCAAAGTCGAGCGGGCTCTGGATATCGGCGGACTGGTCAAACAGGGCATCGACAAGGCCGAGAACACAACGTTCACCTTTCCTGAGTAG
- the trxB gene encoding thioredoxin-disulfide reductase, giving the protein MRRVVIIGSGPAGLTAAVYAARANLSPLVIEGWQSGGQLTTTTEVENFPGFAKGIMGPELMKEMRGQAERFGTEFLTGDVTKVAFGAHPFTIDVDSGGTIETKAVIIATGASAIQLGLKNELRLTGHGVSTCATCDGFFFRGKELIVVGGGDSALEEATFLTKFATKVSVVHRRDRLRASKIMQDRALKNEKIAFVWNSVVEDILGDAFVTGAKLKNIVTGKTAELPGAGVFVAIGHRPNTALFSGQLDMDQRGYIRTSRGTMTSIPGIFAAGDVQDPVYRQAVTAAGTGCMAAIDAERYLESLHA; this is encoded by the coding sequence GTGCGACGCGTGGTCATCATCGGCTCAGGACCGGCCGGGCTCACCGCTGCCGTCTATGCGGCGAGAGCGAACCTGTCTCCTCTCGTGATCGAAGGGTGGCAATCGGGTGGACAGCTTACGACAACCACAGAAGTGGAAAACTTTCCTGGATTCGCCAAAGGCATCATGGGGCCGGAGTTGATGAAAGAAATGCGCGGGCAAGCCGAGCGCTTTGGTACAGAATTCTTGACCGGAGACGTGACGAAGGTCGCATTCGGTGCGCACCCATTTACTATCGATGTGGACTCAGGAGGCACCATTGAAACGAAGGCCGTGATCATCGCCACCGGCGCTTCTGCAATTCAGCTCGGGCTGAAAAATGAACTCCGCCTGACGGGGCACGGGGTGTCCACCTGCGCCACCTGCGACGGATTTTTTTTCCGCGGCAAGGAATTGATCGTGGTCGGAGGAGGAGACAGTGCACTGGAGGAAGCGACCTTTTTGACGAAATTCGCGACAAAAGTATCGGTAGTCCACCGGCGAGACAGACTTCGGGCATCGAAAATTATGCAGGACCGTGCATTAAAAAACGAAAAAATCGCTTTTGTGTGGAATTCGGTGGTCGAGGACATCCTTGGAGACGCGTTTGTGACCGGAGCCAAGCTGAAAAACATCGTCACCGGGAAGACCGCTGAGCTCCCCGGTGCCGGAGTGTTCGTGGCCATCGGTCATCGTCCAAATACGGCCTTGTTCTCTGGCCAGCTCGACATGGACCAGAGAGGGTATATCAGGACTTCTCGCGGAACGATGACCAGTATCCCAGGAATATTTGCAGCCGGCGATGTCCAAGACCCCGTCTACCGCCAGGCAGTCACGGCCGCAGGAACGGGCTGCATGGCCGCAATCGATGCAGAGCGATATCTGGAATCCCTTCATGCCTGA
- the coaE gene encoding dephospho-CoA kinase (Dephospho-CoA kinase (CoaE) performs the final step in coenzyme A biosynthesis.) — protein MVFSPAMILIGLTGGVATGKSTVALMFRRLGAMVIDADRLARQVVTPGTPAWRKIRKAFGTGILNPDGTVDRCALGAVVFRDRAKRRMLENIVHPFVAREQRRLTKAATTRNPKVVVIYDVPLLFETGIDRRVDYTIVVTAAQSTQLMRLRQRNGLNRADALRRIQSQMPLDRKARRANWILDGSDSPQQLHTAVRALYKSLKRLA, from the coding sequence ATGGTATTCTCGCCCGCCATGATCCTGATAGGTCTGACTGGAGGCGTGGCAACAGGGAAAAGTACTGTGGCTCTGATGTTTCGACGGTTAGGGGCCATGGTGATCGATGCGGACCGGCTGGCTCGCCAGGTCGTGACTCCAGGCACACCCGCCTGGAGAAAGATTCGAAAGGCTTTTGGAACCGGGATTCTCAATCCTGACGGAACCGTTGACCGTTGCGCCTTGGGCGCAGTTGTCTTTCGCGACCGCGCCAAACGCCGCATGCTGGAAAACATCGTTCATCCGTTTGTTGCTCGCGAACAACGGCGGTTGACGAAGGCTGCAACCACGAGAAACCCCAAAGTGGTGGTGATTTACGATGTCCCTCTGCTGTTCGAGACGGGAATCGATAGGCGCGTGGATTACACCATCGTCGTCACGGCTGCCCAATCAACGCAACTGATGCGACTTAGGCAGCGCAATGGTCTCAACAGAGCGGACGCCCTCCGGCGGATCCAGAGCCAGATGCCGCTGGATCGCAAAGCGAGACGGGCGAATTGGATACTCGACGGATCGGACTCGCCCCAACAACTCCATACCGCCGTACGTGCTCTCTACAAAAGTCTGAAGCGGCTGGCTTAA
- a CDS encoding right-handed parallel beta-helix repeat-containing protein: protein MRVGSGIHFAAMVLVACLDPAFAAEPVNQTARTIVVALDGSGDFISIQEAVDSAKKGDTVFLKPGRYSQDVTVHSKERVKLVGAGRDAVTLVGREDVVGVLHVGKWPYGATDIEISDMTIEEHGGHAVGLFNGRGVTLRRLTVNGMLFSQQFDDIRIEDCAIGGSETTGVQFADSQAVLLGNFIHDNDHGVNVAGKSKVRLERNIIVRSLFEAIVVTDKAKATLVSNTLVKNGGGVAFLGQSESEVSGNVVGLNKVGFLVASSSRATTSYNSLYGNEWDYGRAGTPNEPAPDLKQQSDITGDPYFVDPAHDDFRLRGDTPLRKIGEFPFLGALPPITTSSP, encoded by the coding sequence ATGCGTGTTGGAAGCGGCATCCATTTTGCGGCGATGGTCCTGGTTGCTTGTCTCGACCCTGCGTTTGCAGCCGAACCGGTCAACCAGACCGCTCGTACCATTGTCGTGGCGCTGGACGGCAGCGGCGACTTTATATCCATCCAGGAGGCAGTGGATTCGGCCAAGAAAGGAGACACGGTGTTTCTTAAGCCTGGCCGGTACAGTCAGGACGTCACTGTTCATAGTAAGGAACGGGTCAAACTGGTAGGCGCGGGACGCGACGCAGTGACCCTGGTCGGTCGCGAGGATGTGGTGGGGGTGCTACACGTCGGCAAATGGCCTTATGGAGCCACGGACATAGAGATCAGCGATATGACCATTGAGGAACACGGCGGTCACGCCGTCGGTCTGTTCAATGGCCGAGGAGTGACTCTTCGCAGATTGACCGTGAACGGGATGCTGTTCAGTCAGCAGTTCGATGATATACGAATCGAAGACTGCGCAATCGGAGGCAGTGAGACTACCGGTGTACAATTTGCCGATTCGCAAGCGGTACTGCTCGGCAATTTCATCCATGACAACGACCACGGGGTCAATGTTGCAGGGAAATCGAAAGTTCGGCTAGAGCGAAATATCATTGTGAGGAGTTTGTTCGAGGCCATCGTCGTTACGGACAAGGCCAAAGCCACACTGGTAAGCAACACGCTGGTGAAAAACGGGGGTGGGGTGGCGTTCCTTGGACAGTCGGAGAGTGAAGTCAGCGGAAACGTCGTTGGACTCAATAAGGTCGGATTTCTCGTGGCATCTTCCAGTCGGGCTACCACCTCCTATAACTCACTATATGGCAACGAGTGGGATTATGGGCGTGCTGGTACTCCCAATGAACCGGCACCTGACCTCAAGCAACAGTCAGATATTACCGGAGACCCGTACTTTGTCGATCCGGCCCATGACGATTTCCGTCTGCGCGGCGACACTCCGCTACGAAAAATCGGCGAGTTTCCATTCCTCGGCGCCCTCCCCCCCATTACCACCTCTTCCCCATAG
- a CDS encoding DUF3565 domain-containing protein, whose protein sequence is MKQPIIGYHQDEQGDWVADLACGHGQHVRHHPPMTNRPWVLTVSGRQDHLGSFLDCKRCEEPSSF, encoded by the coding sequence ATGAAGCAGCCGATTATCGGATATCATCAAGACGAACAGGGAGATTGGGTCGCCGATTTGGCGTGCGGTCATGGCCAACATGTGCGCCATCATCCACCCATGACGAACAGGCCATGGGTACTTACGGTTTCCGGACGACAAGACCATTTGGGCAGCTTTCTCGATTGCAAACGATGCGAGGAACCGAGTTCATTTTGA
- a CDS encoding methyl-accepting chemotaxis protein — MTTLAIGKAGSAELKDQRRLHRIQKGYALWIGLLLFLYSSLFFTLAFFGPHLQPLMTLYTTRSLIERQEAAVELLTLSETVWVAVPVLFFGAVVFSLILTRRVAGPLRNLELSVGEWAQGNLTARLQFRKTDRLDHLATSINGAIETIEGAFITVSGEHTRALTALDRARAAIQLSPALSQDLLKNLTDASEALTRAEASVERFRFRKSN, encoded by the coding sequence ATGACCACACTTGCTATCGGGAAGGCGGGATCCGCTGAACTCAAAGATCAGCGGAGGCTGCATCGAATTCAAAAGGGATATGCATTGTGGATTGGCTTGCTCTTGTTTTTGTATTCATCGTTATTCTTCACGCTCGCCTTCTTTGGCCCCCATCTACAACCGCTCATGACGCTTTATACAACCCGATCTCTCATCGAACGGCAGGAAGCGGCAGTGGAACTCCTGACATTGAGCGAGACCGTTTGGGTAGCCGTACCAGTTCTGTTTTTTGGAGCGGTCGTGTTCAGTCTCATCCTCACAAGGCGCGTCGCAGGCCCGTTGAGGAATCTGGAACTGAGCGTTGGAGAATGGGCTCAGGGGAATCTGACCGCTCGATTGCAGTTCAGGAAAACGGATAGGCTTGATCATTTGGCGACATCGATCAACGGAGCCATCGAAACCATTGAAGGAGCGTTCATCACCGTTTCGGGGGAGCATACTCGAGCACTCACTGCACTCGACAGAGCCCGGGCGGCCATTCAGTTGTCCCCAGCATTGTCTCAGGATCTTCTCAAAAATCTGACCGACGCCTCGGAAGCTTTAACCCGTGCTGAGGCATCGGTCGAGCGATTTCGATTCAGAAAGTCGAATTAG
- a CDS encoding type IV pilin protein encodes MAGRSTPVSRAGGFTLIELLTVLAIVSSLIAVGGLFYSRLIDKARAVEAEIALSEINRLEQIYYASNGSYTTNMNELGFRPFQPMKYYTLSVQVLSQQGTSAFRAFAVPVAGAGTGQTFSVVQYANPAMAGGVNPATITSSSGMAFGGEGWSDEGIVRIETGPSSRGGIEKVVQHQRPDATPPPQNK; translated from the coding sequence ATGGCTGGACGCTCCACGCCCGTATCGAGGGCCGGCGGCTTCACGCTGATCGAATTGTTGACGGTGCTGGCAATTGTGTCAAGCCTCATCGCCGTCGGAGGCCTGTTCTATTCCCGTCTCATCGACAAAGCGAGAGCCGTCGAGGCGGAAATTGCACTGTCTGAGATTAATCGTCTGGAGCAGATATACTATGCGTCGAACGGGTCTTACACGACCAACATGAACGAGCTGGGATTCAGACCCTTCCAACCGATGAAATATTATACGCTGTCTGTGCAAGTGTTGAGTCAACAGGGCACTAGCGCATTTCGTGCTTTTGCGGTGCCAGTAGCCGGTGCCGGAACTGGCCAGACATTCTCGGTGGTCCAATACGCGAATCCTGCCATGGCCGGAGGTGTCAACCCGGCCACGATCACGTCGTCCAGCGGCATGGCATTTGGTGGAGAGGGCTGGAGTGATGAAGGGATTGTCCGAATTGAGACGGGTCCCAGTTCTAGAGGCGGAATCGAAAAGGTCGTGCAGCATCAAAGGCCGGATGCCACTCCACCACCGCAGAACAAGTAA
- a CDS encoding dipeptide epimerase: protein MISMPLKIHRIEFWPVNLPLTDPFVVATGTRSVAENVFVRVTLEDSSQGYGEAAPFPEVGGEDRASCVAALQQFGEALVGRSVHGFTEHAAWMKTVGESQPAARCALETAMLDAYCRSLGVSMWRFWGAADVRKRETDITIPICSIDKTLELAAEWYARGFRLFKMKVGRDVIEDVRRLEAVHHAFPGISFIGDGNQGFSRDECLFFAEAVKRFGGMLALLEQPLDRNDLEGLAIIRRNTGVPVAADESVRSLSDLKAVIREAAADYVNIKIMKTGVIEARAIAVFALEAGLKLMIGGMVESRVAMACSFSMVLGMRGFDILDLDTPLLLAEDPIAGGYRYDGATLHPWSTPGLGLTTEPVGSAMRIE from the coding sequence ATGATTTCTATGCCTCTGAAGATCCATAGAATTGAGTTCTGGCCTGTGAATTTGCCGTTGACGGACCCTTTTGTTGTCGCTACTGGAACCCGATCCGTCGCTGAAAATGTGTTCGTGCGGGTGACCCTTGAAGACAGTTCGCAAGGGTATGGCGAAGCAGCGCCATTCCCCGAGGTCGGGGGAGAAGACCGAGCGTCCTGTGTGGCAGCCCTGCAACAGTTCGGCGAAGCCCTTGTCGGTCGCTCCGTCCATGGCTTTACGGAGCATGCCGCATGGATGAAAACGGTCGGCGAGAGCCAACCAGCCGCACGTTGCGCATTGGAAACCGCGATGCTCGACGCCTATTGCCGGTCTTTGGGGGTGTCGATGTGGCGTTTTTGGGGGGCAGCCGATGTCCGCAAACGGGAAACGGACATCACTATTCCGATCTGCAGCATCGACAAGACGCTCGAATTGGCTGCCGAATGGTATGCACGGGGTTTCCGGTTGTTCAAAATGAAGGTGGGGCGAGATGTCATCGAGGACGTTCGACGGCTTGAAGCCGTTCACCATGCCTTTCCTGGCATCAGTTTCATCGGCGATGGGAATCAGGGCTTTTCGCGAGATGAATGCCTCTTCTTTGCAGAGGCGGTCAAGCGGTTCGGAGGAATGCTCGCATTGCTCGAACAACCGCTGGATCGGAACGACCTGGAAGGGCTCGCAATCATCCGCCGGAATACGGGTGTGCCGGTTGCAGCCGATGAATCGGTCCGATCGCTCAGTGACCTGAAGGCCGTGATTCGTGAGGCAGCCGCTGATTACGTGAATATCAAGATCATGAAAACAGGCGTCATCGAAGCTCGTGCCATCGCAGTTTTCGCATTGGAGGCTGGGCTCAAGCTCATGATCGGGGGGATGGTGGAATCCAGAGTCGCCATGGCCTGTTCATTCAGCATGGTATTGGGTATGCGAGGGTTCGACATTCTTGATCTCGACACGCCTCTGCTACTTGCCGAAGATCCGATAGCCGGAGGGTACCGCTATGACGGGGCGACGTTGCATCCCTGGTCAACGCCCGGATTAGGTCTGACCACCGAACCAGTTGGGTCTGCAATGCGAATTGAATAG